The genomic region GGACGTTTTTCCGGAGCCTCGAGCGCTCTTGTCCCCATCGCCCAAAGTGCCCGGCACCGACGGGCGTAAGATGTCCAAATCGTACAACAACGCGGTGCTGCTGTCGGATACCCGGGAAGAGATCAACGCGAAAGTGAAAGTGATGTACACCGATCCGGTCAAGATCCGGATCAACGACAAAGGCCATCCGGAAGGCTGCGTGGTCTTTAGCACGCACAAACTCTACACACCGGAATGGGCGGACGTTGAATCGCGCTGCAAAGCGGGAACCCTCGGATGCGTGGCGTGCAAAAACCGCCTGGCCGAAACCTTGAACGCAGGGCTCGAGCCCATTCGGATGCGGCGGGCACAGTGGCTGGGCCGGATGGACGATGTGAAGCAGATCGTGCGCGAGGGCTCCCAAAAAGCAGCGGCCACCGCCGCGGAGACCTGGAAGGACGTACTCGACGTTCTTAAAATGAAACCGGCGCCCGGGGGAAAACCATGAGCGATCTCGTTGACACCCAAACCGATGCCTCCAATACGTCGGGGCTGGACGTCCGCCTGGAGAATTTCGAGGGACCACTGGATCTCCTGCTGTACCTGATCCGCAAAGACGACCTCTCTATTTCCGATATTCCGATCGCCCAGATCACGCAGGAATATCTGGCCTATCTGGACCTGATGAAGGATTTGAATCTTGAAAACGCGGGCGAGTTCCTCGTGATGGCCAGCACGCTGCTCCAGATCAAGGCGCAGATGCTTCTGCCCAGCCCCGAATCCGCAGAGGACGAAGGGCCGGATCCGCGGAGCGAACTGATCAACAAACTGCTGGAGTATCAGCAATATAAGGAAGCCGCCAGCATCCTCAGCGGTTATAATGAAAAAGCCAAGGACACTTTCTACCGGACAGCGCCGCCGCCGCTGGGAGAAGATGATTTTGTCCTGAAGGCATCGGTCTTTGATCTCCTGAATGCCTTTAAGCGGGTTCTGGAACAAGCGCCGCGGGAAGTGGGGCAGATCCTCCGGGAGGAAATCCCGCTCGAAGTCAAAATCCGGGAGATCCTGGACCTGCTGACCGAGCAGACGTCGGTAGCCTTCGAAGAACTCTTCTCGAAAGCGCACCGGCGGATTGATTTGATCGTTACGTTTCTGGCTCTTTTGGAACTCATCCGGCTGAAACAGGTCACTGCCCGTCAAGCCGATATTTTTGGACCGATCCGACTTTACCGCGCTGACGCGGCTCCGGAGGAATCCGGAGTCCCCTCGGCGTCTTCGGAGGCCTAACCATGGAACGACCGGATATTCAAAAAGTCATCGAAGCGCTGCTGTTCATCACCGAACAGCCGATTCCCTTGAAGTCCCTTGAAGCGGTTTTTGAAAACCAGACCCCGCGCGAAGAGCTCCTGAGCATCCTGCAATCCATTACCAGCGACTACGCGCAGCGCGACAGCGCCCTGGAAGTGCGGGAGATCGCCGGGGGATGGCAGATGGCCACGCGCCCGGAATTCGCGCCCTGGATCCGGAAACTGTTCAAGGACCGCTTGACCTACCGGCTGAGCAACTCGGCGCTGGAAACGCTTTCGATCGTCGCGTATAAACAACCCATCACCCGCAGCGAGATTGAAGAAATCCGCGGCGTGGAAGTGACCGCCGTCCTCGACACACTGACCGAACGCAAGCTGGTCCGAATCGCCGGACGGCGGGAATCCATCGGGCGCCCGCTGCTCTACGGCACCACCCCTGATTTTCTCAAAGCCTTCGGGCTCAAACGTCTGGAGGATCTCCCGTCGATTGAGTCCCTCGTCCCGCCGGTCTCGGAGCCTTCTGCGGAAGCGCCCGTGCCCGAGGGGGACGCTCCACAAGACCCGCCGGAGACGGCCGAACCCATTCCGGCTAGTGTCGATATCACAAATTAAAGGAGCCTCGTTGTCATGACCGAACTCAGACGTGATCCAGTCGTTGGCCGTTGGGTGATTATTTCCACAGAGCGCGGGAAACGCCCCTCTGATTTCGGGAAAGAAGTGGAAACCGGCGTCGGCAAGTTCTGCCCGTTCTGCCCCGGCAATGAGGACAAAACCCCGCTGGAGATCCTGGCCTATCATGATCCGGCCCGCGCCAAAAACGCTCCGGGATGGTGGGTTCGCGTCGTGCCAAACAAATTTCCAGCGCTCCAGATTGAAGGCGGCCTCAACCGCCAGGGCGAAGGGATGTACGACAAGATGAACGGCGTGGGCGCCCATGAGGTCGTCATCGAAACCGCCGACCACAGCATCGACTTCCCGGATCTGGCTGATAAACGCGCGGAAGATGTGGTCTGGGCGTGGCGCGACCGCATCATGGATCTGAAAAAGGATCACCGTTTCGAATATATCTTGATCTTTAAAAACAAGGGAGCCGCGGCCGGTGCGTCGTTGAGCCATCCGCATTCGCAGCTGATCGCCACGCCGGTGGTTCCCAAGAACGTCCGGGAAATTGTGAACGGTTCCAAAAACTACTTCGAGTACAAGGAACGCTGCGTGTTCTGCGACATGATCAAACAGGAAACCTCGACCGGCACCCGCGTGGTCGCTGAAAATGACGACTTTGTGGCGTTTGTTCCGTTTGCCGCGCGTTTTCCATTCGAGGTCTGGATCCTGCCGAAGGTCCATGACTCGGATTTCGAGGACGTTCAAAAACACGAAGTGGTCCTTTTGACCCGGCTGCTGCAGGGCGTTCTCAAGCGCATGATCAGCGTTCTCGACAACCCGCCTTATAACTTCATCATCGTCAATTCGCCGCTGCGGGAATCCAAGCTCCCGCATTTCCACTGGCACCTCGAGATCATGCCGAAACTGACGAAGGTCGCGGGCTTCGAGTGGGGCTCCGGCTTCTACATCAACCCGACCCCACCGGAAGAAGCGGCCAAATTCCTGCGAGAGGCGGATTAAGCGGTTGAAGATTCTCTTCGTCGCGTCCGAATGCGTTCCGTTTTGTAAAACCGGCGGGTTGGCGGACGTGGTCGGCACGCTGCCGGCGGAACTGCGCAAGCGACGGCACGATGTCCGCGTTATACTTCCCAAGTACAAAACGATCCGCTCCCAGGAATTCGGAATCAAGGAAACCGGCGAGTCGATTCAGATCCCCATGGGTCAACGGGTCGAAAAAGCCGATATCCGCGTCGCGAAAACGGATAAAGGGGTGAAGGTCTACTTTGTTAACCACGATGGATTTTTCGGACGCGCCGGGCTCTACCGCACGTTTACAGGAGACTATGCGGACAACGGCGAGCGATTTGCGTTTTTCAGCCGGGCGGTATTTGAAACCTGCAAGGCCATGGAGTTCCGGCCGGACATTATCAGCTGCCACGACTGGCAAACGGGACTGGTTCCCGCCTACCTGAAAACCGTCTACCGCGAGGATGCGTTTTTCCAGCACACCTCAACGGTGATGACTATTCACAACATGGCCTACCAGGGAATTTTTCCAAAGACCCTTCTACCGCAGATCGGGCTCGGTTGGGAAGAATTCACTATCGATAAGCTGGAATACTACGACCAGATCAATTATCTGAAAGCCGGTCTGACGTATTCCACGCTGTTGAGCACGGTCAGTCCGACGTACTCCCATCAAATTCAAAACTCCTACGAGTTTGGCTGCGGCCTGGAAGGCACGCTGCGCAAACGCGCCGGGGATCTTGTCGGGATTCTGAACGGCCTGAGCCCGGAGGAATGGACCCCGGAGGAAGATCCTTTTCTCCCGAAAACATACACCCTCGATTCCCTGTCCACTCGAAAAGATTGCAAAGCCTTCCTCCAGCGGGAGCTGAAACTTCCGGCGGATCCGTCCGTCTCGCTTTTGGCGATGGTGGCCCGGCTGGACCGGCAGAAAGGCATCGACCTGCTGATTCAGAACCTGCAGGCCATCCTGGCGCTCAACACACAGGTGGTGGTGCTCGGCCAAGGGGACATCTTCCTGCAAGGCGTCCTCGAACAATTTGAGCGGATCTACCCGCTGGCGTTCCGGGTCCGCTCTGATTTCAACGACCCTCTGGCTCATCATATTTACGGCGGATGCGATATCTTTATGATGCCCTCGCGTTTTGAACCCTGCGGCATTGGGCAGCTCATCGCCATGCGTTATGGGGCCGTCCCCGTGGCCGCCAACACCGGGGGGCTCCGCGACACCATTACCCCGGTCGGCCGGAATTCCGGGACAGGCTTTCTTTTTGAAGCCGGACATGCTCCGTCGTTTTTAGGCGCCATTCAGGAAGCCCTACGTCTCTTTTCCGATAAAGAGTCCTGGGCGCTTCTCCAACGCCGCGCCATGTCCACGGATTTCTCCTGGGATGTATCGGCTCAGACGTATCTCCATCTGTTCTGGCGCGCGTTGGGCCGGGGAACCAAGACCCGCGCTTCCACGAAACGAATTTCTTGAACCGCTTCGCCTTGCCTCGCTTCTGGGTTGTCCTTCTTCTCGGCGGTCTCCTGGCTTGGACCACGCTCCGTTCAGTCCGGCGCTTTCAGGAAGAACGGGCTGATCAACGAGTATTGATTCTGGCGGATTGGTATGAGGCCCGCGACCTGGCCGCCCGCACTGGACAACCGGATCGCGAGCTGTTGCGCGGCCTGCAACAAAATGGAGCTCAAGGCCTTCTTCTTTCCGCCCTCACTCTCTCGGATCTTCAGCTGCACCACCGCGTCACCCCCCATCCGGCATCCAAAGGGGAAGATCCTCTGGATACCCGGGAGTTGATTTTTCATGAAACGAATCTGGCTCAACAGACCCAGCGCGAACTTCAATGGCACGGCGTATCGGACGTCACGCTTCGCGCGCGAGGTTCCGCTTTTCTTCTGTCACGCCGGGCGGGAAGCTCTTTTCTCTCTTTGAAAGATGTCGAGCTGGGGCTGGATCCCCTGCTGGTCGACGAGAGCCGGGCGCTGGGTTTAAGCCTGTTTATCCGCCTCAATCGCGACCCCTGGACCACCCCGGCGCAGATTGGACAGATGCTCCAGGAAGACATGCCGGTCGCTATGGCCGACGGCATTGTGTTTAATTCCGATGAACTACCCGGAGGACCTGAAGCCCTGCCGCTATGGCAAAATTGGCTGCGGGACCAGCATCCCATTCAAGCGCTCTTTGAATTTCATGCATCCCGCGCCGCGCGGATGATGGCCCGCCAGGTTCCTGCTTTTGTCTGCCGCTCCCACTCGATTCCCTCATCGGAGCTAAAAGATCTTCCGCCCGGGGCAGAACTGGCCCGCTGGCGGCGGGCGGTCCAGGAACGCTCCTGCCGCATCCTGCTTTTCCACGCTTCTCCCAATGATGCCTGGCCCACGTATCTCTCCCGGCTGAACGACCTGCACAACTGGCTGCAGCGCGACGGTTGGGCAACGGCTATTCCCGCCGGTCATCCCGTTTGGCGAGCGACGCGCACGCTTCAACGATGGGGAATGGCGTTTTTCGCTTTTTGGGCCGCTTCCGTTGCTCCGCTGATCGGTCTCGTTTTGGTGGGGGGAAAGATCCGCCGGGGAAGCCGGGGCAGTCGTTCTCCGCTGACGCTGTTCTGGACGTTGAGCCTCCTCACGGTCCTGGGCGCGCTCGTGGTCGCGGCCCTGGCGGATAGGCCGGAGATGCGCCTTCAATTGACGCCTTTCCCCGGGGTGAAGATTTCATTTCTTCTGTCGTGGTTCGGTTCGATTTTTGTACTCTATGAGTGGAAAGAAATTCGCGCCTTTCTCGTCCAAGGCGTTCGCCGGTTCGATGTGGTCCTGGGCGTTATTTTTCTGGCGATCGTCGCCTACATCCTGATCCGCTCCGGAAACGCCTCCGGGGGATGGATGCCTTTCGCGGAACAGGGCATCCGGGATCGGTTGGAAGAGGCGTTGATCGCGCGTCCCCGCTTTAAAGAATTTCTGTGGGGCCACCCTCTTCTGATCGCGGGGTTCTGGTTGTCGGCGGTGGATCGGAGCAAAAAACTGCTTTTGGACGGCCGGCCCTGGATCGTCCTGGGCATGGTGGGGCAGGCGTCGATCGTCAATACGTTCTGCCATCTGCACTCGCCGCTTTCGATGGCTTTGATGCGCACCGTCAACGGCGCGCTGATTGGATCGATTCTGGGATGGCTGCTCGTGAGAGGGCTGGCCGGGGTTCGACGGAGATTTAAATTATGAGAGATAATATGGTGGTCATCGGCGGTTATTACGGCTTTGGAAACGCCGGTGATGAACTGATTCTGCGCTCCCTCGTCGATCGTCTGCGCCAGGAATCGCCGAATGTGTCCATCACCGTCCTGTCTGCCGATCCGCTCCAGACCCAGGACCATTTTGGAGTCGACGCGATCAACCGATGGAATCCGGTGGCCTGGATCCGCGCATTTTCACAGGCCCGGCGTTTTGTCCTGGGAGGCGGAGGACTCCTGCAGGAATCCACCAGCGCTTGGAACTACATTTACTATCTGTCGTTGACGGCACTGGCCAAACTGCTGGGGTGCCGGACCGAAGTCCGGGCGATCGGCGTGGATCCGGTCCAGCACCGGCTCAACCGGTGGATGACGCGCCTCGTTTTCAATCATTTCGTCGATTCGGTTTCGGTTCGCGACACCGATTCGCAACTTGCGTTGGAAGCCTCCGGAGTAAAAATTGTGATTGCACGCGTCCCGGATCTGGTGTTTCAGTTCCCGACGCCTGCACCGACCCCGATTCAAAACCGCGTCGCCCTAGCGCTCGCTCCCTGGCCGCAAAGACCCGGGTGGGAACATGACCTGTCTCTGGTGTGCGACCTTCTGATTACAACGTTAAAAGTGAGCATCGATCTTCTTGTCTTTTCTCCGGAACAGGATGCTGTCTTATCGGAAAAAACAGCCCGGGCCGCCACACAATCCATCCAAGTCCGTTCTTGGACAACCCCCGAACAGTTGATCGGCTGGATGGCGGAATACGAACTGATTATCGGAATGCGCTATCACGCACTGGTCCTGGCGGCTTTGGCGGAGAAACCGTTTATTGGATGGGGCTTCCAGCGCAAAGTGCGATCCCTTTGCCGGGATTTCGGACAACCGCTCTGGTCCTTTGAGCGCGGGTGGGAGACGGACGCGGTGTTCCGGCAGGTCTGCGAAGCCTGGCGACATCGGGATCTTCTGCCGCATCGATACTCCTCCCGGCTTCCGCAACTGCGAACAGCCATTCCGGTCCTTCATGACGTCCCTCGGATTTTCCCAGCGCAGGTTCTATAATTATTTAGTATACTCGGCTGAAATTGCGCGATTTTGCAATCAATTATGACGATTCGAAAGATGCTGTTCCATGCGTCGTCCGTTCAAGTTTTGTTGATTTCCTTTTTTATGGGAATCACCTCCGCCGTTTATATGGGAATTAACCAAAGTTTGTTATCGACCGAAGATGTCTTCCGGCGTTCTTTAGGGGTGTCCCTATTCTTATCGTCCACTCTTACGGATCAGGAGGCTCTCAGACTGGCCGATACGTTAAAAACCCAAGATACGGAAATTGTTTCGATCGCTTACCTTTCCAAAGCTGATGCAACACAGGAAGCGCAAAAAGATGAGGCTCTTTCAAAAACCCTTCTGCTATTAAAAGAAAATCCTTTGCCTTCATCCCTTCAGATCACTTACAGCGACCGAGCATGGCTGGATCGCAATGCGCCAACCGATGCTTTACCGAAAACACCCGACATTCAGGAAATCCGCTGGGATGCAGCGTCCCGATCCGCTTTTCGCGCTCTGAATCAGTGGCGACACTGGTTGATGCGTCTGGCCGTTCTTTCAGGAGGGGTCGTCGTGCTCTGGTCTTTTGTCGGGATATATCGCTCTTTGGCTGAACGCATTTCTTTCGCGCAACTGGCCTGTCCTGTTCTCGTCGGTGCCTGCGGAGGAGCTCTATCGATCCTCGCGTGGCGGGCGGCTCTCCACCAGTTGGGAGCCGATGCCATGACCACTCCACCCATGAGCCGCATGGCCTGGCCGCTTCTGGCGGGAGCGCTGAGCGGTCTGGCTTACACAGGATCCGGAGCCAAACGTGAAGCGTAAAACCATTCTGATCCTGGCCGGGCTCGCGACGATGGTGCATGCCAACAGCTACGACGTGCTGCTCAAGCGCTACGAACACCAGATCCGCCAGCAAGAACGTCAGCTGCAATCGCTCAAAACGCATCTGGCGGAAAAAGAACGCGAGGCTCAACATTGGCAAAAAAAAGCCGAAGACGCCAAAGCGCTCTGGACCCGCGCCAACGCTTCGGCTGAACAAACCCGGCGGACGATCCAGACGGTTCGGGGTCACAGAAACACTACGCGCGTTCTAGCGAACGCCGCGGAGTCTTCCGCCACCGAAATGCGACTCACCGCGCAAACCTCAGATGGGCTGCTGGCCTACTGGGCCCGCGAACTGTATCTCCAGCAACGATTATCACGCACGCCGCCGGTGGCTGTTCAGGAACGCCTCCCGGGGCTTTTGACCGCCAAACTATGTGATTTCTCACAAACCGCCCATTGGCAGGCGGCGCAAGCCGGTCAGCAGGAGTCTTCGTTACGGTTACAGGAATTGCGCTGGCAGGACGAAGAACAACGACGAACGGCGGAACTGGACCGGCTGCACAGCCGGCAGCAGTCCCAGTGGCTCCGCTGGCAGGAAGCCCAGCGCCGGCGTGCCGCGCTCGTCGATGAAATCAGCCAGATGGAACAATCCCGGCAGGCGTTGCATGTGATGCTCCAGGAACTGCAGGAACACCGCGACCACACCCTCGCCTCCCGTCAGGGTCACCCGGCGGAGAACCGCGCGCTCGCCGCCCTGCGCGGGACCCTTCCCTGGCCCGCCGACGGGAAAGTGACACAGAATTTCGGCCGCCAGTACTCGGAAGACTTGAAGCAGCTCATGATTTCAAACGGCATCAAAATTGATGCCGGAGCCAATCGCCAGGTTCGTGCCATCCAGGCCGGCAAGGTTTTGTTTGCCAACCCGTTTCGGCAATACGGTCAACTGGTGATTGTTCAACACGCCAATGGCCTGACCTCGGTCTATGGGGGCCTGGGCCAGACGTCCGTGAAAGAGGGATGCGTTCTTTCCCCGCTTGAACCGATCGGTCTCACCGGAGGGGAAGGGACTTTTTATTTTGAGCTCCGGCACGACGAACAACCCGTGAATCCGCTTGTTTACTTAGCCGCTAACCATCATCGCTCTGAACTTAGCTCAAGGAGGACGTTCGAATGAATCGCCGTTCTATTACCTGGTCGTTTTCCTTTTTAGCCGCACTGCTGTTGTTGTGCCATCCGCTGGTCCGATCGGCCGCTGATCAGACTTATGAGGACATGAAGATGCTCGTCGAAGTATTGAATCTCGTCCGAGACAACTATGTCCAGGATGTGGATACGCACAAACTGATTTACGGCGCCGCCTCCGGCATGGTGCGGGTCCTCGATCCGTTCTCGCAATTTTTAGAACCCGACGCCCACAAAGAAATGAAAACCGAAACCGAAGGCGAGTTCGGCGGACTCGGCATCCGCATCGCCATCCGGGATAACATTCTCACGGTGATCACACCCCTGCCGGGCACGCCAGCCTACCGTCACGGCATCTTGCCGGGCGACAAAATAGTGAAAATCAATGATGAAACCACGCAGGACATCACCATTGAACAGGCCGTTAAGCGCCTGCGCGGCGCGCCGGGCTCCAAAGTGACCATCACGATCGGCCGCGAAGGGGAAAAAGAACTGAAAGACATCGTTCTCACGCGGGAACTGATCAAAATCGAAAGCATCAAGTATAAAATGCTCGACAGCAACATCGGCTACGTCCGCCTGACGGAATTTACGCAGCGTTCCGCGCAGGACTTTGACACCGCGCTCAAGGGGCTGAAGGCGAAAGGCATGACCAACCTGATTGTGGATCTCCGGAATAATCCGGGGGGTCTGCTGAACGTCGCCGTCGATACCTGCCGTCTCTTCATCGGCAGCAACAAGCTCATCGTGTACACGCAAGGACGGCGACAGCCCCGGCAGGAGTTCCGCGCGGATGCTCAAGCCGCGTACGGGACGGTTCCCATGGTGGTTCTGGTCAATCATGGCTCGGCGTCGGGCAGCGAGATTTTTGCAGGCTGCCTCCAGGACTACCACCGGGCGCTGATTCTCGGATCGGAGACGTTTGGCAAAGGAAGTGTTCAATCGGTGATCCCCTTGGCCGATGGCAGCGGACTGCGTCTCACCACAGCCAAATACTACACGCCGTCCGGCCGGACCTTCCATCGCGACGAAAAAACCGGGAAAGGCGGCATTACGCCGGACATTCTCATTGACGTGCCTCGCGATGTGGAGATCAAACTGCAGGCGCAGGAAGAGGAGATATTTGGGAAAACTCCGGCGGTGATTAAACCGGAGAAAACGGACCCCAAAACGGAAGCCCCGGTGAAGGACGAAGCGCTCGAACGGGCCAAAGAAACTCTGAAAGCGCGGGAGATCTTCACCAAAATGAAGGAATCCTGACCCCCCGAGCGCGTATCGGCATGCACGACACAAGAGGCGGCGTGGGCCGCTGGTTGGCGATCCTTCTGGCGCTCGGCGCGATCAGCGGTTATCTGATCCTGCGATGGGCACCGGGCCACACCCTTCTGACCTTCAGCGCCCGCGTCGAAAGCAACACCAACCAAACGCTCGCCCGCCTGGGCATTACGGATTACCAAATCCTCCAGCAACTGCATCGCGAACACCGGCGCTTCGGGTTGGTGTGGATCGAATCCGAACGACGGATTCAGCTTCTGACGGCGGCCGACGTCAGCCGGGTCGCCCGTAGTCTGGTCAGTACCGGACGCCAGGAGCATTGCCGGGCGCGACAGCGGATGACGTCTCAAGGGACGCTGGTGACCATTTCCTTTCTGGGGATGTCTTTCCA from Elusimicrobiota bacterium harbors:
- a CDS encoding segregation/condensation protein A, which gives rise to MSDLVDTQTDASNTSGLDVRLENFEGPLDLLLYLIRKDDLSISDIPIAQITQEYLAYLDLMKDLNLENAGEFLVMASTLLQIKAQMLLPSPESAEDEGPDPRSELINKLLEYQQYKEAASILSGYNEKAKDTFYRTAPPPLGEDDFVLKASVFDLLNAFKRVLEQAPREVGQILREEIPLEVKIREILDLLTEQTSVAFEELFSKAHRRIDLIVTFLALLELIRLKQVTARQADIFGPIRLYRADAAPEESGVPSASSEA
- the scpB gene encoding SMC-Scp complex subunit ScpB; its protein translation is MERPDIQKVIEALLFITEQPIPLKSLEAVFENQTPREELLSILQSITSDYAQRDSALEVREIAGGWQMATRPEFAPWIRKLFKDRLTYRLSNSALETLSIVAYKQPITRSEIEEIRGVEVTAVLDTLTERKLVRIAGRRESIGRPLLYGTTPDFLKAFGLKRLEDLPSIESLVPPVSEPSAEAPVPEGDAPQDPPETAEPIPASVDITN
- the galT gene encoding galactose-1-phosphate uridylyltransferase; protein product: MTELRRDPVVGRWVIISTERGKRPSDFGKEVETGVGKFCPFCPGNEDKTPLEILAYHDPARAKNAPGWWVRVVPNKFPALQIEGGLNRQGEGMYDKMNGVGAHEVVIETADHSIDFPDLADKRAEDVVWAWRDRIMDLKKDHRFEYILIFKNKGAAAGASLSHPHSQLIATPVVPKNVREIVNGSKNYFEYKERCVFCDMIKQETSTGTRVVAENDDFVAFVPFAARFPFEVWILPKVHDSDFEDVQKHEVVLLTRLLQGVLKRMISVLDNPPYNFIIVNSPLRESKLPHFHWHLEIMPKLTKVAGFEWGSGFYINPTPPEEAAKFLREAD
- the glgA gene encoding glycogen synthase GlgA; its protein translation is MKILFVASECVPFCKTGGLADVVGTLPAELRKRRHDVRVILPKYKTIRSQEFGIKETGESIQIPMGQRVEKADIRVAKTDKGVKVYFVNHDGFFGRAGLYRTFTGDYADNGERFAFFSRAVFETCKAMEFRPDIISCHDWQTGLVPAYLKTVYREDAFFQHTSTVMTIHNMAYQGIFPKTLLPQIGLGWEEFTIDKLEYYDQINYLKAGLTYSTLLSTVSPTYSHQIQNSYEFGCGLEGTLRKRAGDLVGILNGLSPEEWTPEEDPFLPKTYTLDSLSTRKDCKAFLQRELKLPADPSVSLLAMVARLDRQKGIDLLIQNLQAILALNTQVVVLGQGDIFLQGVLEQFERIYPLAFRVRSDFNDPLAHHIYGGCDIFMMPSRFEPCGIGQLIAMRYGAVPVAANTGGLRDTITPVGRNSGTGFLFEAGHAPSFLGAIQEALRLFSDKESWALLQRRAMSTDFSWDVSAQTYLHLFWRALGRGTKTRASTKRIS
- a CDS encoding DUF5693 family protein, whose translation is MNRFALPRFWVVLLLGGLLAWTTLRSVRRFQEERADQRVLILADWYEARDLAARTGQPDRELLRGLQQNGAQGLLLSALTLSDLQLHHRVTPHPASKGEDPLDTRELIFHETNLAQQTQRELQWHGVSDVTLRARGSAFLLSRRAGSSFLSLKDVELGLDPLLVDESRALGLSLFIRLNRDPWTTPAQIGQMLQEDMPVAMADGIVFNSDELPGGPEALPLWQNWLRDQHPIQALFEFHASRAARMMARQVPAFVCRSHSIPSSELKDLPPGAELARWRRAVQERSCRILLFHASPNDAWPTYLSRLNDLHNWLQRDGWATAIPAGHPVWRATRTLQRWGMAFFAFWAASVAPLIGLVLVGGKIRRGSRGSRSPLTLFWTLSLLTVLGALVVAALADRPEMRLQLTPFPGVKISFLLSWFGSIFVLYEWKEIRAFLVQGVRRFDVVLGVIFLAIVAYILIRSGNASGGWMPFAEQGIRDRLEEALIARPRFKEFLWGHPLLIAGFWLSAVDRSKKLLLDGRPWIVLGMVGQASIVNTFCHLHSPLSMALMRTVNGALIGSILGWLLVRGLAGVRRRFKL
- the csaB gene encoding polysaccharide pyruvyl transferase CsaB, with translation MRDNMVVIGGYYGFGNAGDELILRSLVDRLRQESPNVSITVLSADPLQTQDHFGVDAINRWNPVAWIRAFSQARRFVLGGGGLLQESTSAWNYIYYLSLTALAKLLGCRTEVRAIGVDPVQHRLNRWMTRLVFNHFVDSVSVRDTDSQLALEASGVKIVIARVPDLVFQFPTPAPTPIQNRVALALAPWPQRPGWEHDLSLVCDLLITTLKVSIDLLVFSPEQDAVLSEKTARAATQSIQVRSWTTPEQLIGWMAEYELIIGMRYHALVLAALAEKPFIGWGFQRKVRSLCRDFGQPLWSFERGWETDAVFRQVCEAWRHRDLLPHRYSSRLPQLRTAIPVLHDVPRIFPAQVL
- a CDS encoding permease-like cell division protein FtsX gives rise to the protein MTIRKMLFHASSVQVLLISFFMGITSAVYMGINQSLLSTEDVFRRSLGVSLFLSSTLTDQEALRLADTLKTQDTEIVSIAYLSKADATQEAQKDEALSKTLLLLKENPLPSSLQITYSDRAWLDRNAPTDALPKTPDIQEIRWDAASRSAFRALNQWRHWLMRLAVLSGGVVVLWSFVGIYRSLAERISFAQLACPVLVGACGGALSILAWRAALHQLGADAMTTPPMSRMAWPLLAGALSGLAYTGSGAKREA
- a CDS encoding peptidoglycan DD-metalloendopeptidase family protein, producing the protein MKRKTILILAGLATMVHANSYDVLLKRYEHQIRQQERQLQSLKTHLAEKEREAQHWQKKAEDAKALWTRANASAEQTRRTIQTVRGHRNTTRVLANAAESSATEMRLTAQTSDGLLAYWARELYLQQRLSRTPPVAVQERLPGLLTAKLCDFSQTAHWQAAQAGQQESSLRLQELRWQDEEQRRTAELDRLHSRQQSQWLRWQEAQRRRAALVDEISQMEQSRQALHVMLQELQEHRDHTLASRQGHPAENRALAALRGTLPWPADGKVTQNFGRQYSEDLKQLMISNGIKIDAGANRQVRAIQAGKVLFANPFRQYGQLVIVQHANGLTSVYGGLGQTSVKEGCVLSPLEPIGLTGGEGTFYFELRHDEQPVNPLVYLAANHHRSELSSRRTFE
- a CDS encoding S41 family peptidase, yielding MNRRSITWSFSFLAALLLLCHPLVRSAADQTYEDMKMLVEVLNLVRDNYVQDVDTHKLIYGAASGMVRVLDPFSQFLEPDAHKEMKTETEGEFGGLGIRIAIRDNILTVITPLPGTPAYRHGILPGDKIVKINDETTQDITIEQAVKRLRGAPGSKVTITIGREGEKELKDIVLTRELIKIESIKYKMLDSNIGYVRLTEFTQRSAQDFDTALKGLKAKGMTNLIVDLRNNPGGLLNVAVDTCRLFIGSNKLIVYTQGRRQPRQEFRADAQAAYGTVPMVVLVNHGSASGSEIFAGCLQDYHRALILGSETFGKGSVQSVIPLADGSGLRLTTAKYYTPSGRTFHRDEKTGKGGITPDILIDVPRDVEIKLQAQEEEIFGKTPAVIKPEKTDPKTEAPVKDEALERAKETLKAREIFTKMKES